The following are encoded in a window of Lichenicola cladoniae genomic DNA:
- a CDS encoding sigma-70 family RNA polymerase sigma factor: MSDVYPGSTPALSDLAVLLRRCADGDQAAFRTLYEQQSPRLYGLALRLMQQPALAADAMHDAFVQVWQRSAQFDPSRGAAEAWLSSLLRYRAIDILRRRAREHYGHEPADEPDPSPDALDHLSEVADGDALRRCLEQLEVGQRRVVTLAFMDGLSHSELSSRLDAPLGTVKSWVRRALISLRRCLEP, encoded by the coding sequence ATGAGCGACGTGTACCCTGGATCCACACCCGCATTGTCCGACCTCGCGGTGCTGCTCAGACGCTGCGCCGATGGAGATCAGGCGGCGTTTCGCACGCTGTACGAGCAGCAGTCGCCGAGACTGTATGGTCTGGCGCTGCGTTTGATGCAGCAGCCGGCGCTTGCCGCGGATGCGATGCACGACGCCTTCGTGCAGGTCTGGCAGCGTTCGGCGCAGTTCGATCCATCGCGCGGCGCGGCGGAAGCCTGGCTCTCGAGCCTGTTGCGCTACCGTGCCATCGACATTCTCAGGCGCCGTGCGCGCGAGCATTACGGCCACGAGCCGGCCGACGAGCCGGATCCGTCGCCGGATGCGCTCGACCATCTCTCCGAGGTCGCGGATGGCGACGCGCTCCGCCGGTGCCTCGAACAGCTCGAAGTGGGGCAGCGCCGGGTAGTGACGTTGGCCTTCATGGACGGGCTCTCGCATAGCGAGCTGTCGAGCCGGCTGGATGCGCCGCTCGGCACGGTGAAATCCTGGGTCAGGCGCGCCTTGATCAGTCTCCGCCGGTGCCTTGAACCATGA
- a CDS encoding alpha/beta hydrolase: MLTGCSPATLLNALAPARLFGDGIAYGPDPRQRLDIYRPAGKGPFPVMVFVYGGSWDAGSRSIYRFVGGAFAARGIMTVIPDYRLYPEVRYPAFLDDCASAMAWTRRNISGFGGNDAPPTLIGHSAGAYNAAMLALDPSLLAAVGLSPQRDLGRMIGLAGPYDFLPLDTDKLRDIFGPEPGLAATQPINHVDGHNPTMLLLAGTSDKTVRPGNTVRLADKIRARGGAVEHRLYPGVDHLEIVGAISGSLRFLAPTFRDCLAFMARTGAVAGSDRG; encoded by the coding sequence GTGCTGACCGGCTGCTCGCCGGCGACATTGCTCAACGCACTGGCGCCGGCCCGGCTTTTCGGCGACGGCATCGCCTATGGTCCCGACCCACGCCAGCGCCTGGATATCTATCGTCCTGCCGGCAAAGGGCCATTCCCGGTCATGGTGTTCGTGTATGGCGGAAGCTGGGACGCCGGCTCCCGCTCGATCTACCGGTTCGTCGGCGGCGCGTTCGCCGCGCGCGGGATCATGACGGTGATCCCGGATTATCGCCTGTATCCCGAGGTCCGCTACCCGGCCTTCCTGGATGACTGTGCGTCGGCAATGGCCTGGACACGCCGGAACATTTCCGGCTTCGGCGGCAACGATGCGCCTCCGACGCTGATCGGGCACTCGGCGGGCGCCTACAATGCGGCGATGCTGGCGCTGGATCCCAGCCTGCTCGCGGCGGTCGGGCTGTCGCCGCAACGCGACCTCGGCCGAATGATCGGACTGGCAGGACCGTACGATTTCCTGCCGCTCGACACGGACAAGCTGCGCGACATATTCGGGCCCGAGCCGGGCCTGGCGGCGACGCAGCCGATCAACCACGTCGATGGCCACAACCCAACGATGCTGCTGCTGGCCGGAACGTCGGACAAGACGGTCAGGCCTGGGAACACCGTGCGGTTGGCGGACAAGATCCGTGCCCGCGGTGGCGCGGTCGAGCATCGCCTGTATCCGGGCGTCGACCATCTCGAGATCGTCGGCGCAATCTCCGGCTCGCTCCGCTTCCTGGCCCCGACTTTTCGCGATTGCCTGGCCTTCATGGCGAGGACCGGAGCAGTCGCCGGATCAGACCGGGGCTAG
- a CDS encoding MFS transporter, with protein sequence MSNLAAPLPPIITNIPARLDRLPWCRFHVLVVAALGITWILDGLEVTIVGSIGPALESPSALGLTAADIGMAASLYLAGAVFGALVFGWLTDRVGRKRIFNITLGLYILSVLLTACSWNIWSFVLFRFMTGVGIGGEYAAINSAIDELIPAKLRGRVDLLVNGSFWIGAAVGAAGSLMLIRDDGSFPGGWRYGFAIGGVLGLFVLLLRKWVPESPRWLLTHGRNDEALEITHGIERRVQEATDCHLPPVEQALTVHPQVVFPFSMIAKAMLKDYKMRSLLVLLLMAAQAFLYNAVFFTYGQVLTHHEGVMPHQVGMYILPLAIGNVLGPVLLGPLFDTVGRRRMIFATYSISGLLMIVVAWAFAQGHLTAITQTIGWVAIFFFASPAASAAYLTASEIFPLETRAMAISTFYVLGTLIGGVGAPYLFGRLIDMGGRMPLALGYGGAAALMIAAGLMALRYGVDAEGKSLEDIARPLSG encoded by the coding sequence ATGAGCAATCTCGCAGCTCCGCTGCCGCCGATCATCACCAACATTCCGGCCCGCCTGGACCGGCTGCCCTGGTGTCGCTTCCATGTCCTCGTGGTCGCGGCGCTGGGTATCACCTGGATCCTGGATGGCCTGGAAGTCACCATCGTCGGCTCGATCGGGCCGGCGCTCGAAAGTCCCAGCGCGCTCGGACTGACCGCCGCCGACATCGGGATGGCGGCGTCGCTCTACCTTGCAGGCGCGGTCTTCGGTGCCTTGGTGTTCGGCTGGCTGACCGACCGGGTCGGCCGCAAGCGGATCTTCAACATCACGCTGGGGCTTTATATTCTAAGCGTGCTGCTGACCGCCTGCTCGTGGAACATCTGGAGCTTCGTGCTGTTCCGCTTCATGACCGGCGTCGGGATCGGCGGCGAATATGCGGCGATCAACTCGGCGATCGACGAACTCATCCCTGCCAAGCTGCGTGGCCGCGTCGACCTCCTGGTCAACGGCTCGTTCTGGATCGGCGCCGCGGTCGGCGCGGCCGGTTCGCTGATGCTGATCCGCGATGACGGATCGTTCCCGGGCGGCTGGCGCTACGGCTTCGCGATCGGCGGCGTGCTCGGCCTGTTCGTGCTGCTGCTGCGGAAGTGGGTTCCGGAAAGCCCGCGCTGGCTTTTGACCCATGGCCGCAACGACGAGGCGCTCGAGATTACCCATGGGATCGAGCGGCGGGTCCAGGAGGCGACCGACTGCCATCTTCCGCCGGTCGAACAGGCGCTGACGGTTCATCCGCAGGTCGTTTTTCCGTTCTCGATGATCGCGAAGGCGATGCTCAAGGACTACAAGATGCGGTCGCTGCTCGTGCTGCTGCTGATGGCGGCACAGGCGTTCCTGTATAATGCGGTGTTCTTCACTTACGGTCAGGTGCTGACCCACCATGAGGGGGTCATGCCGCATCAGGTCGGCATGTATATCCTGCCGCTCGCGATCGGGAACGTACTCGGGCCGGTCCTGCTCGGGCCGTTGTTCGATACGGTCGGCCGGCGCCGGATGATATTTGCCACCTACAGTATCTCCGGCTTGCTGATGATCGTGGTTGCCTGGGCCTTCGCGCAGGGGCATCTCACCGCCATCACCCAGACGATCGGCTGGGTGGCGATCTTCTTCTTCGCGTCGCCGGCTGCAAGTGCGGCCTACCTGACGGCCAGCGAGATCTTCCCTTTGGAAACCCGGGCGATGGCGATCTCGACCTTCTATGTCCTTGGCACGCTGATCGGCGGCGTCGGTGCGCCATACCTGTTCGGGCGGTTGATCGACATGGGCGGCCGCATGCCGCTGGCACTTGGTTACGGCGGCGCAGCCGCACTGATGATCGCAGCCGGCCTGATGGCGTTGCGTTACGGCGTGGATGCCGAAGGCAAGTCGCTCGAGGATATCGCGCGGCCGCTATCGGGCTGA
- the acs gene encoding acetate--CoA ligase has product MADEMIFHVKPSFAASARVNASRFGVMTNHAMQNPDPYWLEQARRLDWFRFPELAGNGSFDGDVRTSWFSDGTLNASVNCLDRHLAENGGRTALIWQGEVEDAVRHVTFRALHEEVCRLANVLKGLGVERGDRVATYLPMVVEGVVAMLACARIGAVHVVMFAGFSASGVAGRLRDCGAKLLITADEGRRGGKRIPLKTITDQALLELDGASGGSPLHTVLVVSVTGADVPMQAGRDHDYAALVAAANPNCEPEIMQAEDPLMILYTSGSTGAPKGVLHTTGGYLLWASLTQEIVFDHRAGDVFWCTADLGWVTGHSYVVYGPLTNGGTTFLFEGTPSWPEPGRWWRLIDKHQVNCFYTAPTAIRALMREAPASLSDTSRASLRVLGSVGEPINAEAWLWYSQAVGGGRCPVVDTWWQTETGGIMIAPLPGAVAQKPGSATLPLPGICPVLVNDKGIPQHGESEGHLCIDRPWPGQARTIWGDHARFVQTYFSTYPGLYFSGDGARRDADGYYWITGRVDDVINVSGHRIGSAEVEAAFGTHDKVAESAVVGIPHDVKGQALAAFVVLKTGGEDADAGLEAELARHVGQELGRYAAPDLVILASELPKTRSGKIMRRILRKIATGEHDQLGDVSTLADPSVVQALVERMKR; this is encoded by the coding sequence ATGGCCGACGAGATGATTTTCCACGTCAAGCCGAGTTTTGCAGCGTCGGCACGCGTGAATGCGTCGCGGTTCGGCGTCATGACCAACCATGCAATGCAGAACCCGGATCCGTACTGGCTGGAGCAGGCCAGACGGCTCGACTGGTTCCGGTTTCCCGAGCTCGCCGGCAACGGCAGCTTCGATGGCGACGTCAGGACATCCTGGTTCTCCGACGGGACGCTGAACGCATCGGTGAATTGCCTGGACCGCCATCTCGCCGAGAATGGCGGCCGGACCGCGCTGATCTGGCAGGGCGAGGTCGAGGACGCGGTCCGCCACGTCACCTTCCGTGCCTTGCATGAGGAGGTCTGCCGACTGGCCAACGTGCTTAAGGGCCTGGGCGTCGAACGTGGCGACCGGGTCGCCACCTACCTGCCGATGGTGGTCGAAGGCGTCGTGGCAATGCTGGCCTGCGCCCGGATCGGCGCGGTGCATGTCGTGATGTTCGCCGGCTTCTCGGCCTCCGGGGTGGCGGGACGGCTGCGCGATTGCGGCGCCAAGTTGCTGATCACCGCCGACGAGGGCCGGCGCGGCGGCAAGCGCATTCCCCTCAAGACCATAACCGACCAGGCCCTTCTGGAGCTTGACGGCGCGTCAGGTGGTTCGCCGCTCCACACCGTTCTGGTGGTGTCGGTGACCGGTGCCGACGTGCCGATGCAGGCAGGCCGGGACCATGATTATGCGGCCCTGGTCGCAGCCGCCAACCCGAACTGCGAGCCGGAGATCATGCAGGCCGAGGATCCTCTGATGATCCTCTACACGTCGGGAAGCACCGGTGCCCCGAAGGGCGTGCTGCATACCACTGGCGGCTACCTGCTCTGGGCCAGCCTGACCCAGGAGATCGTGTTCGACCATCGCGCCGGCGACGTCTTCTGGTGCACAGCGGATCTCGGCTGGGTGACCGGACACAGCTATGTCGTGTATGGGCCGCTCACCAACGGCGGTACCACCTTCCTGTTCGAGGGCACGCCGTCATGGCCGGAGCCAGGCCGCTGGTGGCGGCTGATCGACAAGCACCAGGTCAACTGCTTCTACACCGCGCCCACCGCCATTCGCGCGCTGATGCGCGAGGCTCCGGCAAGCCTGTCCGACACGTCCCGAGCCAGCCTCCGGGTGCTGGGTTCGGTCGGCGAGCCGATCAATGCCGAGGCGTGGCTCTGGTATAGCCAGGCAGTCGGCGGTGGCCGTTGCCCGGTCGTCGATACCTGGTGGCAGACCGAGACCGGCGGAATCATGATCGCGCCTTTGCCTGGCGCCGTGGCACAGAAACCTGGATCGGCCACGCTGCCGCTGCCCGGCATCTGTCCGGTGCTGGTGAACGACAAGGGCATTCCGCAGCACGGCGAGAGCGAGGGCCATCTCTGCATCGACCGGCCATGGCCGGGGCAGGCTCGAACCATCTGGGGCGATCATGCCCGCTTCGTGCAGACCTATTTCTCTACCTATCCGGGTCTGTATTTTTCGGGCGACGGCGCCAGACGCGACGCCGATGGCTATTACTGGATCACCGGCCGGGTCGACGACGTGATCAACGTGTCCGGCCACCGGATCGGATCCGCGGAGGTCGAGGCGGCATTCGGTACGCATGACAAGGTCGCGGAGAGTGCCGTCGTCGGTATCCCGCATGATGTAAAGGGACAGGCGCTGGCAGCTTTCGTCGTATTGAAGACCGGTGGCGAGGATGCCGACGCGGGGCTGGAGGCCGAACTGGCCCGCCACGTTGGCCAGGAACTCGGCCGCTATGCGGCGCCGGACCTGGTGATCCTCGCGTCGGAACTGCCGAAAACCCGGTCCGGCAAGATCATGCGGCGTATCCTGCGCAAGATCGCGACCGGCGAGCACGACCAGCTCGGTGACGTCTCGACCCTGGCCGACCCCTCGGTGGTGCAGGCCCTGGTCGAACGCATGAAGCGATAG
- a CDS encoding DUF4337 family protein — MDNVEMAQDSLEHAHGHAAHAAGGPPTSTRIAAVLVAVLAAVAVVVEMSGNDQQTMYLANDVAASDLWSQYQGKSVRHTVMLQTADILESQAAILATDAPQSGTQPSTSAQSAKTQLDAKVAAARIGAARLENEPGHDGMRQLAARAQEEEHRRDHALHLHEGFERSVRALQIAIVLVGLFMATRLFWLLGVGATLGAVGLLYGIAVGFGIA; from the coding sequence TTGGACAATGTCGAGATGGCCCAGGACAGCCTGGAACATGCGCACGGCCATGCAGCGCATGCAGCCGGTGGACCGCCTACCTCTACCCGGATCGCGGCCGTGCTGGTCGCCGTGCTGGCGGCGGTTGCAGTGGTCGTCGAGATGAGCGGCAACGACCAGCAGACCATGTATCTGGCGAACGATGTCGCTGCCTCCGACCTGTGGTCGCAATACCAGGGCAAGTCGGTCCGCCACACCGTCATGTTGCAGACCGCCGACATTCTGGAGTCGCAGGCGGCGATCCTGGCGACCGATGCGCCCCAAAGCGGAACGCAACCCTCGACCTCGGCCCAGTCGGCGAAGACGCAACTCGATGCCAAGGTCGCGGCGGCGCGTATTGGGGCCGCCAGGCTCGAGAACGAACCGGGTCACGACGGGATGCGCCAGCTGGCGGCCAGGGCCCAGGAGGAAGAGCATCGGCGCGACCACGCGCTGCATCTGCATGAGGGGTTCGAACGCAGCGTGCGGGCATTGCAGATCGCAATCGTGCTGGTCGGCCTTTTCATGGCGACCCGGTTGTTCTGGCTGCTGGGCGTGGGCGCCACGCTCGGGGCGGTCGGTCTGCTTTACGGGATCGCGGTAGGCTTTGGCATCGCGTAA
- a CDS encoding phosphocholine-specific phospholipase C, with translation MQDQDRRSFLRLMGAGAVAATLQESIGKALALPANDATRSINDVEHIVILMQENRSFDHYYGSMSGVRGFNDPRAIQLPGGNPVWYQPNGAGYLLPFRPTGDSLGLSFIGDTPHDWNSTQRAWNDGNWNDWVAQKTTATMVYFNRGDIPFHYALADAFTICDAYHCSVMGPTYPNRAYMFTGWTGNDGQGNGPQLDTNALICNWPTYPERLEAAGLSWKIYQDTGSGLTAANNWGDDPDHYVGNSANNTLLRFVKYQNAADTDPLAIKARTGTNITASGTLFDILQKDVDTNTLPQISWLMCPNAYDEHPNWPANYGAWFISKIIDTLTSNPEVWSKTALFVTYDENDGFFDHMVPPAAPPNAAQGQSTVSVANEIFAGNATHDAGPFGMGPRVPMLVVSPWSKGGWVNSEVFDHTSLIRFIEARHAGQHPGLIEPNITPWRRAVSGDLTSAFDFKNPNAKLPSLPSTAAYLPPDKASHPNTPITLPTNQVLPRQEHGIRRARALPYNLHVSGGPDQHDDALHLTFANTGKAGAVFQVRDLAGGTAPRFHTVEPGKQIQDSWPAAASRLYDLSVHGPNGFFRSFKGNLAGRGWIAASAEADPLGLAFVVRLTNRCLTPLHVQIENMYSKHTTEHLLFPVGLDPILINLAPTSGWYDITIRLAEDSSFLWRIAGHVENGRDSITDPEMGLAST, from the coding sequence TTGCAAGATCAGGATCGTCGTTCGTTCCTCAGGCTCATGGGTGCGGGAGCCGTTGCGGCAACCCTCCAGGAGAGCATCGGCAAGGCGCTGGCACTACCCGCCAATGACGCCACCCGATCGATCAACGATGTCGAGCACATCGTTATCCTGATGCAGGAGAACCGGTCGTTCGACCACTATTACGGGTCGATGTCCGGGGTCCGCGGTTTCAACGATCCTCGCGCCATCCAGCTTCCGGGCGGCAACCCGGTCTGGTACCAGCCGAACGGGGCCGGCTACCTGCTCCCGTTCCGGCCTACCGGGGACAGCCTCGGGCTCAGCTTCATCGGCGACACGCCGCATGATTGGAACAGCACCCAGCGCGCCTGGAACGACGGAAACTGGAACGACTGGGTTGCCCAGAAGACCACCGCGACCATGGTCTATTTCAACCGCGGTGATATCCCGTTCCATTACGCGCTCGCGGACGCCTTCACGATCTGCGACGCCTACCACTGCTCGGTCATGGGCCCGACCTACCCGAACCGCGCCTACATGTTCACCGGCTGGACCGGAAACGACGGACAGGGCAACGGTCCGCAACTCGACACCAATGCGCTCATCTGCAACTGGCCGACTTACCCGGAGCGCCTCGAGGCGGCGGGCCTGTCATGGAAGATCTACCAAGATACCGGCTCCGGGCTGACCGCCGCCAACAACTGGGGCGACGACCCCGACCATTATGTCGGCAACTCCGCCAACAACACGCTGCTCCGGTTCGTCAAATACCAGAACGCCGCCGACACGGATCCGTTGGCGATCAAGGCACGCACCGGAACCAATATCACGGCGTCCGGAACATTGTTCGATATCCTGCAGAAGGATGTCGACACCAATACCCTGCCGCAGATCTCCTGGCTCATGTGCCCGAACGCGTATGACGAACATCCGAACTGGCCGGCAAACTACGGCGCCTGGTTCATCTCGAAAATCATCGACACCCTGACCTCGAACCCCGAGGTCTGGAGCAAGACCGCGCTGTTCGTCACCTACGACGAGAATGACGGCTTCTTCGACCATATGGTGCCACCGGCCGCGCCGCCGAACGCAGCCCAGGGCCAATCGACGGTTTCGGTCGCCAACGAGATCTTTGCAGGCAACGCTACCCACGATGCCGGTCCGTTCGGCATGGGCCCGCGCGTCCCGATGCTGGTGGTATCGCCATGGAGCAAGGGCGGCTGGGTCAACTCCGAGGTCTTCGATCATACATCGCTGATCCGGTTCATCGAGGCGCGCCATGCCGGCCAGCATCCCGGCCTGATCGAGCCCAACATCACCCCCTGGCGCCGCGCCGTTTCCGGCGACCTCACCTCTGCGTTCGACTTCAAGAACCCGAATGCGAAACTACCGTCGCTACCGTCGACCGCGGCATACCTGCCGCCCGACAAGGCCTCGCATCCGAATACGCCGATCACCCTGCCGACCAACCAGGTTCTTCCCAGGCAGGAACACGGCATCCGCCGCGCACGCGCGCTTCCTTACAACCTGCATGTCAGTGGCGGGCCCGACCAGCACGATGACGCTCTGCACCTGACCTTTGCCAATACGGGCAAGGCGGGTGCGGTGTTCCAGGTACGCGACCTCGCCGGCGGAACCGCGCCCCGCTTCCATACGGTCGAGCCGGGCAAGCAGATCCAGGATAGCTGGCCGGCTGCCGCATCGCGGCTCTATGACCTTTCGGTGCACGGGCCGAACGGATTCTTCCGGTCGTTCAAAGGCAACCTTGCCGGCAGGGGATGGATCGCCGCCTCGGCGGAGGCGGATCCGCTCGGCCTCGCCTTCGTCGTCAGGCTGACCAATCGGTGCCTCACACCCCTGCATGTGCAGATCGAGAACATGTATTCGAAGCACACGACCGAGCACCTGTTGTTTCCGGTCGGCCTCGACCCGATCCTGATCAACCTCGCGCCGACGTCAGGATGGTACGACATCACTATCCGCCTGGCGGAAGACAGCAGCTTCCTGTGGCGTATCGCAGGCCATGTCGAAAACGGCCGGGACAGCATCACCGATCCGGAGATGGGCCTAGCCAGCACCTGA
- a CDS encoding cisplatin damage response ATP-dependent DNA ligase — MIAFAELLERLTLSPGRLAKIALLRRFFETEPDPDRGIGLAALTGELSFQAAKPGLIRALAESRTDPVLFAWSYDYVGDLAETVALMWPERRVNAPPPLLADVVEALAVTPKSELPALVAGWLDASSATVRLAILKIITGSLRVGASVRLAKLALAELSGGTIAADDIEEVWHGLSPPYAELFAWVEGRGPRPDPQDAPVFRPPMLAHPLEPDDRRALACDAFAAEWKWDGIRVQLVSTPGGRRVYSRGADDISAAFPEIVERMGFDAVLDGELLVLRDGVVAPFADLQQRLNRKAPTAKMLAEFPVWVRLYDILFEAGEDLRPLPFTERRKRLEAFYQQSPPVRMDLSEIIHAPTIEALSEMRDGARAASIEGLMLKRLDSPYLPGRPKGMWWKWKRDPLTIDAVLMYAQRGHGKRSSFYSDYTFGLWRELENGDEELVPVGKAYSGFTDAELVVLDRWIRNNTTQRFGPVREVEHEPTNGIVLEIAFDAAQLSTRHKSGVALRFPRVGRLRTDKPPSEADRLDSLMRLVERGSNPT; from the coding sequence ATGATCGCGTTCGCCGAGCTGTTGGAGCGGCTGACGCTCAGTCCGGGCCGTCTCGCCAAGATCGCCCTGTTGCGGCGTTTCTTCGAAACCGAGCCGGACCCGGATCGGGGCATCGGGCTTGCGGCGCTGACCGGCGAACTCTCGTTCCAGGCTGCCAAGCCGGGACTGATCCGGGCGCTGGCCGAGAGCCGGACCGATCCGGTGCTGTTCGCCTGGTCGTACGATTATGTCGGCGACTTGGCAGAAACCGTCGCGCTGATGTGGCCCGAGCGACGGGTGAACGCGCCGCCGCCGTTGCTGGCGGATGTAGTCGAGGCGCTGGCGGTCACGCCGAAATCCGAGCTGCCGGCGCTGGTGGCGGGATGGCTCGATGCATCGTCGGCGACCGTCCGGCTGGCGATCCTGAAGATCATCACCGGCTCGCTGCGGGTCGGCGCGTCGGTGCGGCTGGCAAAACTGGCTCTGGCGGAACTGAGCGGCGGCACCATAGCGGCCGACGACATCGAGGAAGTCTGGCACGGGCTGTCGCCGCCGTATGCGGAGCTGTTCGCCTGGGTCGAGGGACGCGGGCCGCGCCCGGATCCGCAGGATGCGCCGGTGTTCCGGCCGCCGATGCTGGCGCATCCGCTGGAGCCGGACGATCGCCGGGCCCTGGCCTGCGACGCCTTCGCCGCCGAATGGAAGTGGGACGGCATCCGGGTCCAGCTCGTCTCCACGCCGGGCGGCCGGCGCGTCTATTCCCGCGGCGCCGACGACATCTCGGCGGCATTCCCGGAGATCGTCGAGCGGATGGGCTTCGATGCGGTGCTGGATGGCGAGTTGCTGGTGCTGCGGGACGGGGTGGTGGCGCCATTCGCGGACCTGCAGCAACGGCTGAACCGCAAGGCGCCGACCGCCAAGATGCTGGCGGAGTTCCCTGTCTGGGTCAGGCTCTACGACATCCTGTTCGAGGCCGGCGAGGATCTGCGTCCGCTGCCGTTCACCGAGCGCCGCAAGCGACTGGAAGCGTTCTACCAACAGTCGCCGCCGGTGCGGATGGACCTGTCCGAGATTATCCATGCGCCGACTATCGAGGCGCTGTCCGAGATGCGTGATGGTGCCCGTGCGGCATCGATCGAGGGGCTGATGCTGAAGCGTCTCGACAGCCCGTATCTGCCCGGCCGTCCGAAGGGCATGTGGTGGAAATGGAAGCGCGATCCGCTGACCATCGATGCGGTGCTGATGTATGCGCAGCGCGGACATGGCAAGCGCAGCTCGTTCTATTCGGACTATACTTTCGGGCTGTGGCGCGAGCTGGAAAACGGCGACGAGGAGCTGGTGCCGGTCGGCAAGGCCTATTCCGGTTTCACCGATGCCGAGCTGGTCGTGCTGGATCGCTGGATACGCAACAACACCACGCAGCGTTTCGGTCCGGTCCGCGAGGTCGAGCACGAACCGACAAATGGTATCGTGCTCGAAATCGCATTCGACGCGGCGCAGCTGTCGACACGGCACAAGTCGGGTGTGGCGCTGCGCTTTCCGCGTGTCGGCCGGCTCCGCACGGACAAGCCGCCAAGCGAAGCCGACCGGCTCGACAGCCTGATGCGGCTGGTGGAGCGCGGATCAAACCCTACCTAA